Part of the Streptomyces sp. NBC_01408 genome is shown below.
CGGGGCCTCGGCCGGCTGCGGCTCGCCGTACAGCACCTCGACCGGCGGGCTGGAGGCGTAGGAGACGACCAGCGGGCGGTCGCCCTTGGCCTTCTTGCCGCCGGCGGAGCCGGAGAAGCGCTCGTTGTATGCCTGCTCCCAGCCGTCGACGACCTCGACGCCGTTGGCCTTCAGCTTGCTCCAGTAGTCCTTCCAGCCCTCCTCGCCGTACTTGCCGACGGAGGCGAGCAGGAAACCGAGGCCGGGCGAGGAGGTCGCGGCGTTCTCGGTGACCAGCAGGTTCTTGTACTCGGGCTTGATCAGGTCGTCCAGCGTCTGCGGCGGGGCGATCTTCTTCTCGGCGAAGTAGGCCTTGTCGTAGTTGACGCAGATGTCGCCGGAGTCGACGGGGGTGACCCGGTGCTCCTTGTCGAGCTGGAACTCCGGCTTCACCTCGCCCAGGCCCTTGGCCTCGTACGGCGTGAAGATGCCGTTGTCGAGGGCGCGCGAGAGGAGCGTGTTGTCCACGCCGAAGAAGACGTCGCCGCGCGGGGAGCCCTTGGTGAGGATCTCCTGGTTCAGCGCCGCACCCGCGTCCCCGGACTTCAGCACCT
Proteins encoded:
- a CDS encoding thiamine ABC transporter substrate binding subunit — protein: MSTTKKIAGAALAAALGVTTLSACGGGDTKDKPAGASDAPKPKTVTLVSHDSFNATEAVLKEFEQQSGYTVKVLKSGDAGAALNQEILTKGSPRGDVFFGVDNTLLSRALDNGIFTPYEAKGLGEVKPEFQLDKEHRVTPVDSGDICVNYDKAYFAEKKIAPPQTLDDLIKPEYKNLLVTENAATSSPGLGFLLASVGKYGEEGWKDYWSKLKANGVEVVDGWEQAYNERFSGSAGGKKAKGDRPLVVSYASSPPVEVLYGEPQPAEAPTGVSTGTCFRQTEFAGLLKGAKNEEGGKALLDFLISKKFQEDMPLNMFVNPVTKDASLPELFTKHGVVIEKPENVTPETIAKNREQWVKAWTSLVVK